Genomic window (Pseudomonas xantholysinigenes):
GCGCGGCGCTCTACCAGCGCATCGAAAGTGGCCAGCTGGATATCGCCGGCTACATCGAGCACGGCAAGGACATGCTGCCGGCCTATGCCCAGCAGGGCCTCGACCGCATGGGCATGGGCAACCTCGACGGTTTGCGCGACAAGATCAGCAAGTGGGCGACCCAGGGCAGCCAATTCCTCGCCGGGCAGGCCTTCAGCTTCGGCCAGGGGACCTTCGACTTCCTGGTGAGCTTCGGCATCATGCTCTACCTGTTGTTCTTCTTTCTGCGCGAGGGCGCCGAGCTGGCGCGCAAGGTACGCCAGGCGGTGCCATTGCCCGAGCAGCAGAAGCGCAGGTTGCAGCTGAAGTTCAAGCGGGTGGTGCGTGCGACGGTCAAGGGCAACCTGTTGGTGGCGATCACCCAGGGTGCGCTCGGTGGTTTTATTTTCTGGGTGCTGGGCATCCCCAGCGCGTTGGTCTGGGCGGTGCTGATGGCCTTTCTGTCGCTGCTGCCGGCGGTGGGCGCAGGGATTGTCTGGGCGCCGGTGGCTGTGTATTTCCTGCTGACCGGGGCGATCTGGCAGGGGGTCGTGCTGACCGCGTTCGGCGTGTTGGTGATCGGCCTGGTGGACAACCTGCTGCGGCCAATCCTGGTGGGCAAGGACACACGGATGCCGGACTACCTGGTGCTGGTGTCGACCTTGGGTGGCTTGGCGGTGTTCGGGCTCAATGGCTTCGTGATCGGGCCGTTGATCGCGGCGTTGTTCATTTCCAGCTGGGCGATCTTTGCCTCGACCAAGCCGCAGGTGCAGCTGCCTTCCTGAGGGGTAGCCCTTTCAAGGTGTTGTGAATTGATGTCCGGCTCGAATTTGCCGGGGCCGCTTTGCGACCCTTTCGCGGCACAAGGCCGCTCCTACAAGTGACCGCGCCGTCCTGTAGATACCGTCTTGACCCTCACCCCGCAAGAGGGATTTTGGGGTCAAACGGTATCCCCGACTTCACCACCCCGTAAACCAGGTGCAGCAGCTTGCGCATCGCCGCGCAGACGATCTGTTTGTAAGCTTTGTGCCGGCTGCTCAACCGCTCTGCCAGTTCCTTCACAACAGGGTTATGTCTGATTGAGACAGTGCCTGACATCCACAAGCCTGCACGCAGCCTTGAGGCGCCTGTACGCGAAATAGTGCTCTTACCTATGAACTCTCCCGATTGCTGCACCACTGGGTTTAAGCCTGAAAACGCGACAATCGCAGAAGGGCTTTGGTATTTCAGTGGATCGCCCAGTTCGGCGAGCAGCAACGTAGCAGTGGTGTCACCCAAACCATCAATCGAGGTAATCAGCTCACGTCGCTTGCGCAGGTCTGGATCATCATCGATCGTCTGCTCGATGGCCTTCCTGGTCTTTTCCAGCTCTTCGTTGATGTGCCCGATTACGTCTTGAATCGACTGCTGTACCGCATCTAGTGCGACATCCAAACGATTCTGCTCCATCTGGCGCATTTCCTTGAGGTCGTCCAGTCGCCGCACCAGAGCACGCAAGCGGCGCTGCGCAGGGGGCTCAGGCTCCCACTGGCGAAGCGAGACAGCCTTTTGTTGGCCATAGGCAGCAATGACTTTGGCGTCAGCCTTATCTGTTTTGACGCGCCGAAGCTCCACGTCAGCGAATTTCGCAATCACCGCCGGGTTCAGAATGCACACCCGATAACCTTGGTTGTGACAGTGCTCGGCCAGCGCTTCGTGATAGATGCCTGTAGCCTCCATAACAATCCAGGCGCCTGGTTCAGCATGGCGCTCAAGCCAGTCGCTAAACTGCCTGAACCCTCCAGGATCATTGGACAGCTTGGCTTTGGTGCGCATCTTGCCATTGGGGAGCGGGATGGCAATGTCGAAAGATTTTTTGGCGACATCAACGCCAACAAAGACGGACATGATCTCCTCCTTCAAACTACGAAAGTCGATCACCCTACACTCAGTTCAACCTTGTTAATGCGTGCTCACGCCGGGGGCGGGCACTAGATACCGTTCGAACTCGTCGAGTGGGGTTGGAAGACCAGAGCGTTATCTACAGTGCGGGCTTGATGCCCTTGGAGCGGCTCTGCTTCAAGGCCTTCCCTCGATGATCAGTCGAGAACTTTCGCCTCTAGGGAGGCGAAAGTCGAGATACAAGGAGCGGCCTTGTGCCGCGAAAGGGCTGCAAAGCAGCCCCGGCAATCTTGAATTGAAGCGGCCATATCCGAAAAAACGCAAAGACCTTGAAAGGGCTGCTCCTGAGGGGCCATTCGCGGGTGAACCCGCTCCCACAGGTTTTGTGCAATGCCCTGTGGGAGTGGCTTTGCCCGCGAATGGGCGGCGGAGCAGGCTCTATCTTTTTACCGGAAGCTGTAGGACACCCCCGCATACACCCCAAACCCTTCCCCAGGCGTGGAGCGCGCTTCATCGCGCCCGCGATCGTCATACCCTGGCGTCACCGTCGCGGCATAGCGCTGGTTGGTCAGGTTGCGCAGGTCCAGCCAGGTCTGCCAGTCGCGCTTGGGCGAGTTCCAGCCCAGGCGTGCGCCGAGCAGGGCGTAGGCATCGGCGTGATTGCTGTTGGCGTAGTCCACCTGCACCTTGGACGCCATCTGCGTGTTGACCCCGGCGTAGAACCCGCTCGGCCAGTCGTAGCGCAGCTCGGCCTGGTAGTAGTGCATGGGGATGCCGGGCAGGCGGTTGTCGCCGAACCTGTCATCGTCGCGGTAATGGAAGTCGCTGAAGGTGTAGGCCTGGCGCAGGCTGAGCTTGCCGGTGCCGGGTTGCTCCCAGAGCAGGCTGTCCAGGCCGGCCTCGATGCCCTGGTGCACGGTGGGGCTGGCGTTGAACTCCTTGAATGGCAAGCCTTGCACGACTTCCACGTTGAGCAGTTCGTGGCGGACCTGGGCGTAGTACCAGGCCAGGTCCCAGCGGCCCAGCGCGGAGTCGCCGCGGGCGCCCAGTTCCAGGGTGGTGGCGGTCTGGTTCTGCATCTTCATGGGCTGGTTGTTGACCGGCGCGCTCCAGACCAGCGACCACGGATGCGGCGGCTCTACCGAGCGGCTGAGGTTGCCATAGACCTGCAGGTCCGGGCGGATGTCGTAGCGCAGCCCCAGCCGTGGCGCATAGTCCCAGTCATGCTGGCTGACCTTGCCGCCACTGGCCGGGTAGCTGACGTCGCTCTCACGGCGGGTATAGATCATGGCCAGGCCCGTGCTCAGCCACAGGTCAGGGATCAGCTCCAGGTCGTTGCCCAGGTGCAGGACGGTGTCTGAGCCCTGGTAGCTGAAGTCGCGGGTGCGCGCGCCGACCACGTCGTTGACCCGGGAAAACTGCGAGGCGCCGCTGTTGGGCAGGTGCTTGGTGGTGCGCCAGCCGAGGGTGGTCTTGCTCTCGTGCCCGAAGAGGGTGTCGCGGCGCAGGTAGTTGAGCGTGCCGCTGACATCGCTGTAGGCGACCTTCAGGCGCATCGGGCCTTCGCGCAGGTCCATGGGGTAGTCGTGATAGACCAGGCCGGCCTCCAGCCGTGAATCGTCGTCGAGGAAGAACGTGGTCTTGTTGCCGACCCAGGTGCTGCCCGGTTGCGGGCGTCGGTCGTTGCGGGCCAGGTAGGCCGGGTTGGCGGCGCGCGGGTGATGCTTGATCTGCTCCTTGGTCAGGCGCCCGGCCAGGTCGTTCTCGGTCTCCCGGTAGCGCAGGTAGAAGCGCGTTTCCAGATTGGGGTTGAAGCGGTAGCCGACGTTGGCGGCGATGCCCTTGGCGCTGCCGCTGCTGTGCTGCTGGTAGCCGTCGTATTCGGCGTCGGTCAGGGCCACGTAGTAATCGAGGTTGCCCAGTACCTGGCCGGAGCTGATGTGCCGGCGCTGGTAGCCGCGGCTACCGACCTCGTAGCGCAGCTGCAGGGGCGCCGCATCGTAGCCGGTGTGGGTCACATAGTTGATCGCACCGCCCAGGGCCAGCGAGCCCTGGTCGAAACCGTTGGCGCCGCGCAGCACTTCGGCGCGGCTCAGCCACAGTGGCTCGAACAGCTCATACGGAGTACCGCCCGGACCGGTCAGCGGCAGGCCGTCGAACATCGTGTACACCCCCGAGCCATGGGCGCCCGGTGCGCGGTTGATGCCTGAACCACGGATCGACAGCTTGATGCCGTCGTTGCCCGCCGACTGGGCGAACACCCCCGGCTGATAGGCCAGCACGTCCTGGTTGCTGGCCACCCGGCCCTGGCCGACCTTGTCCATGTCCACCAGGTTGCTGGCGCCGGGGATTTCGCGCAGGTGCTCGGCGGCAGCCTCCAGTTCGGATGGAGGCTGGTCCTGGATCAGCACCTGGTCGAGTTCGACGCGGTTGGCGGCCTGGGTGGTGCCGGCGACGAACAGGGCCAGCAGGGAGTAGGGCAGGGTGGGGCGCATGGGGGCGAGGTTCCAGATCGAGTGCGGGAGTCTGACGCTGCAAAGGGCAGACGAAGCACAGTGGTCGATCTGTAATACCGAGCCGATTCCTTCGCGGGTAAACCCGCTCCCACAGGTACGGCACTGACCTTGGAAACAGCGGTGATCCTGTGGGAGCGGGTTTACCCGCGAAGAAGCCTGTGATTTCTTTCAGGCAAAAAGAAACCCCGCCGAGGCGGGGCTTCTTGCACTTCGTGCAGCCGATCAACCGATCAGTTGCAGACCCGCCTGTTGCACCATTTCCAGCAGTGGCTGCGGGTACACACCCAGCACGAAGGCGAGAATGGCGATAGCCAGCAGCATCACGCCGCCGGTGCGCTGTTCCCACTTCAGCGGAGCGTCGTGGCGACGCAGGTTCGGCTCGACCAGGTACAGGGTGACCATGACCCGCAGGTAGTAGTACACGCCGATGGCGCTGCCGATCACCAGAGCGCCAACCAGCCACCACAGGTGCGACTCGACGCCGGTGGCGATGATGTAGAACTTGCCGATGAAACCGGCGGTCAGCGGGATGCCGGCCAGCGACAGCATCATCACGGTCAGTACCGCGGTCAGGTACGGACGGCGCCAGAACAGGCCGCGGTACTCGTACAGGGCGTCGGCGTCACGGCCGGCGTACGGCGAGGACATCAGGGTGATCACGCCGAAGGCGCCGAGGCTGGTGATCACGTAGGTGACCAGGTACACGCCCATGGCTTCCAGGGCCAGGCCCTTGCTGGCGACCAGGGCGATGACCAGGTAGCCGAAGTGGGCGATGGACGAGTAACCGAGCAGACGCTTGAGGTTGCTCTGGGTCAGCGCCAGCAGGTTGCCGATGATGATCGAGGCGACCGCGATCACCGCCAGCACGGTGCTCAGCACGCCGCTGCTGGCGGCGGGGGAGAGCATGAACAGGCGTACCACCACGGCGAACACCGCGACCTTGCTGGCGGTGGCCAGGAACGCGGCGACCGGCGCCGGGGCGCCTTCGTACACGTCTGGGGTCCACAGGTGGAACGGCACCAGCGACAGCTTGAAGGCCAGGCCCACCAGCATCATGCCCAGGCCCAGCTGTGCCAGCAGGCTCGGCATGCTGGTGGCAGCCAGGGCCTTGCCCAGTTGGTCGAAGGTCAGGGCACCGGCGTCGGCGTACAGCAGCGCCATGCCGAACAGCAGGAAGGCGGAACCGGCGGCCGACAGCACCATGTACTTGATGCCGGCTTCCAGCGAGCGCTTGTTGAAGAAGGCGTACGCCACCAGGCCGTAGACCGGCACCGACAGCAGCTCCAGGCCGATGAACAGGCCCGCCAGGTGGTTGGCGCTGACCAGCACCAGGCCACCCAGTGCCGACATCAGCAGCAGCAGGTACAGCTCTTCACGGTTGCCCGGGAAACCCTTGGAGCCTTCGCCGAGATAGGCGTGGGCGAGGGTGACGCAGGCCAGGGTGGCCACCAGGATGATCGCCATGTACAGGCAGGCGAACTTGTCGATGGTCACCAACGAGGTCACTGCCAGCGGCGCGACCTTGAGCGCCGGCAGGATCGACAGCAGGGCCAGGTTCAGGCCCACGGTGGACAGCAGGAAGGTCTGCGAGTGGTTGCGCTTCCAGGCGATCGCCAGCATCACCACCACCGTGGTGATGGTGGTGATCAGCATCGGCGCCAATGCGATGAAGTGTTGAGTGGTGAATTCCATAGCGCTCTTACCGGGCCGAAGCGAGTTGAGTGAAAGCGGAACCGAGCCACTGCTGCACACCGCTCATGGTGGCGGCAGAGGTGTCGAGGAACGGCTGCGGATACACGCCCAGCAGGATCAGCAGGCCAGCCAGGCCCAGCACCATGATCAGCTCGCGGCTGTCCATGCCGGCCAGCACGGTGTCGGCCTTGGCCGGACCGAAGTAGGCGCGGTGGATCATGATCAGCGAGTACACCGAACCGAACACCAGGCCGGTGGTGGCGATCACGGTGATCCACGGTACATGGGCGAAGCTGCCGATCAGGATCAGGAACTCGCCGACGAAGTTGCCGGTGCCCGGCAGGCCCAGCGAGGCGGCAGCGAAGAACAGGCTGATGGCGGGTAGGTAAGCGATGCGGTGCCACAGGCCACCCATCTGACGCATGTCACGGGTGTGCAGGCGCTCGTACAACTGGCCGGACAGGATGAACAGCGCGGCGGCCGACAGGCCGTGGGCCAGCATCTGGATCACCGCGCCCTGCAGGGCCTGCTGGCTGCCGGAGTAGATACCGATCAGCACGAAGCCCATGTGCGAAACGCTGGAGAAGGCGATCAGGCGCTTGATGTCGGTCTGCGCGAAGGCCAGGAAGGCACCGTAGAAGATACCGATCAGGCCCAGGGTCATGGCGATCGGCGCGAACTCGGCCGAGGCGTTCGGGAACAGCGGCAGGGCGAAGCGCAGCAGGCCGTAGGCCGCGGTCTTCAGCAGGATACCGGCCAGGTCCACGGAACCTGCGGTCGGTGCCTGGGCGTGGGCGTCAGGCAGCCAGGAGTGGAACGGCACCACCGGCAGCTTCACCGCGAAGGCGATGAAGAAGCCCAGCATCAGGATGTACTCGACGCCGGCCGGCAGCTCGGCCTTGAGCAGGTCGCTGTAGTTGAAGGTGATCACCCCGGTGCTGTTGTAGTTGACCAGCACCAGGCCGAGGATCGCCACCAGCATGATCAGGCCGCTGGCCTGGGTGAAGATGAAGAACTTGGTTGCCGCGTAGATCCGGGTCTTCTTGCCATCGGCCGAGCTGTGACCCCAGAGCGCGATGAGGAAGTACATCGGCACCAGCATCATTTCCCAGAAGAAGAAGAACAGGAACAGGTCCAGGGCCAGGAACACACCGACCACGCCGCCGAGGATCCACATCAGGTTGAGGTGGAAGAAGCCGACGTGGCGCTGGATCTCTTTCCACGAGCACAGCACCGACAGCACGCCGAGCAGGCCGGTGAGCAGGATCATCAGCAGCGACAGGCCATCGAGGGCCAGGTGGATGCTGATGCCGAAGCGCTTGATCCACTCGACCTTGTATTCGAGGGCCCAGGCAGGTTCGGCGCCCGGGGTCGGGGCCAGCGTGTAGTTACCGGTCGCCCACAGCCACAGGCCGATGCCAAGCAGCAGGGACATGGTCAGCAGCGCGATCCAGCGCGGCAGGGTGGCGCCGAAGCGCTCACCCAGCCAGCACAGGAAGCCGCCGATGAAGGGGATCAGGATCAGCCAAGGCAAAATCATGACGGGTTGGTTTCCTTTGGCAAAGTCGCAAGATTCATAGTCATACCGCAGCCACTACCACAGCGCCGAGCACCAGCACGGCACCGACGGCGATAGAGGCGGTGTACCAGCGCAGTTGGCCCGTCTCGGTCTTGCTCATGGCGACATGGCCGCCACGCGCCATCCGAGGAATCAGGCCGATGCCGCGGTCAACCGGGTCCTTGCGCAGGAGGTGGCTGATCAGCAGGTACGGTTTGACGAAAAGCTTGTCGTAGATCCAGTCGAAGCCCCAGGCGGCGAACCACCAGGCCGACAGGACGCGACCGATACCGCTGTTCGCGACCGCAGTGACGAAGCGACGCTTGCCCAGGAACAGCAGGGCCGACAGCAGGATACCGGCGATGGCGATGGCGCCCGAGGCGATTTCCAGCGAGTGCTTGGCTTCGCCACCGGCGTGGCCGGCGCTTTCAGGCAGCACGCCTGCCAGCGGTGGGTGGATCCAGGCGCCGACGAAGGTCGACAGCACGATCAGCACGCCCAGCGGCAGCCAGTGGCTGATGCCGTGGCCGGCGTGGGCTTCGGTCTTGGCTTCGCCGTGGAAGGCGATGAAGATCAGGCGGAAGGTGTACAGCGAGGTCATGAACGCGCCGACCAGGCCGGCGTACAGCAGGCCGCTGTTGCCGCTGGCGAAGGCTTCCCAAAGAATTTCGTCCTTGGAGTAGAAGCCCACGGTCAGGATCGGCAGGGCAGCCAGGGCGGCGCCACCGACCACGAAGCTGGCGTAGGCCAGCGGCAGTTTCTTCCACAGGCCGCCCATCTTGAAGATGTTCTGCTCGTGGTGGCAGGCAACGATCACCGCACCGGAGGCAAGGAACAGCAGGGCCTTGAAGAAGGCGTGGGTCATCAGGTGGAAGATCGCCGCGTCCCAGGCGCCAACACCCAGGGCCAGGAACATGTAGCCGATCTGGCTCATGGTCGAGTAGGCGAGGATACGCTTGATGTCGGTCTGCACCAGGGCGGCGAAGCCGGCCAGGACCAGGGTCACGCCACCGACCACGCCAACCAGGTGGAGGATGTCCGGGGCCAGCAGGAACAGGCCGTTGGTACGGGCGATCAGGTAGACGCCGGCGGTCACCATGGTCGCCGCGTGGATCAGCGCCGAAACCGGAGTCGGGCCGGCCATCGCGTCGGCCAGCCAGGTCTGCAGCGGCAGCTGGGCCGATTTACCGACCGCGCCACCCAGCAGCATCAGGGTCGCCAGGACCATCCAGGTGTCACCCGCCTGGAACTTCTGCGGAGCCAGCACCAGCAGTTCCTGCACGTTCAGCGTGCCCAGCTGGGCAAACAGGATGAACAGGCCGATGGCCATGAACACGTCGCCGATACGGGTGACGATGAAGGCCTTGAGCGCCGCGTTACCGTTGTTGCGGTTGCTGTAGTAGAAACCGATCAACAGGTACGAGCACAGGCCCACGCCTTCCCAACCGAAGTAGATGAACAGCAGGTTATCGCCGAGGATCAGGAACAGCATGCTGGCGATGAACAGGTTGGTGTACGAGAAGAAGCGCGAGTAGCCGGCTTCGCCACGCATGTACCAGGAGGCGAACAGGTGGATCAGGAAGCCGACACCGGTGACCACGCCGAGCATGGTCACCGACAGGCCGTCCAGGTACAGGGTGAAGTTCGGCGCGAAGCCGTCCACCGACATCCACTGCCACAGCAGCTGGCTGTACGCGCCGCCTTCAGGCGGGGCGACATTGAACTGCCAGATCACGTAGGCGGCGGTGGCGGCCGAGAGGCCCACCGAGCCGACGCCGATCAGCGCCGACAGGTTCTCCGAGAACCGTCCGCGGGAGAACGACAGCAGCAGGAAGCCGATCAGGGGGAAGACGAAAGTCAGGAAGAGAAGGTTCATCCGCGCATCTCACTGGCAGCATCGATGTCGAGAGTGTGGAAGCGGCGATACAGCTGCAGCAGGATCGCCAGGCCAATGCTGGCCTCGGCGGCTGCCAGGCTGATCACCAGAATGAACATCACCTGACCGTCGGGCTGGACCCAACGGGCACCGGCGACGATGAACGCCAGGGCGGAGGCGTTCATCATGACTTCCAGGCTCATGAGCACGAAGAGGATGTTGCGGCGGACCATCAGCCCGACCAGACCTAAGCAGAACAGGATGCCGGCGACCGCCAGACCATGTTCGAGAGGGATAGCACCCATGATTTACTCCTTCGCCTCGTTGCGGCCCAGGTGGAAGGCGGTGACGGCGGCCGCGAGCAGCAGCATCGAGGCCAGCTCGACCACCAGCAGGTACGGCCCGAACAGGCTGATGCCGACTTCCTTCGGGGTGATGGTGGTACCGCTGATGGCCGCGCCACTCGGGGTGACGAACAGCACGTACAGCAGCTCCAGCAGCAGCAGGGCGGCGAGGATCACCGGTCCCGCCCAGATGCCTGGCTTGAGCCAGCCACGTTCCTGGGCGACCGAGGCCGGCCCGAGGTTGAGCATCATCACCACGAAGACGAACAGCACCATGATGGCGCCGGCGTAGGCGATCACTTCCAGGGCGCCGGCGAACGGCGCACCGAGGGAGAAGAAGATCATCGCCACGGAAATCAGCGAAATGATCAGGTAGAGCAGGGCGTGCACCGGGTTGGTGCCGGTCACCACGCGCAGCGTGGAGACGACGGCGACACCGGATGCGAAGTAGAAAGCGAATTCCATCTTTCTGTCCTTATGGGAGCAAGCTCTTCACGTTGATCGGCTCGGCTTCGTTCTGCGCGGAGCCTTTCGGCTTGCCAGCGATCGCCATGCCCGCAACACGGTAGAAGTTGTAGTCAGGGTTCTTGCCGGGGCCGGAGATCAGCAGATCTTCTTTCTCGTACACCAGGTCCTGACGCTTGAACTCGGCCATTTCGAAATCCGGAGTGAGCTGGATCGCGGTGGTCGGGCACGCCTCTTCGCACAGGCCGCAGAAAATGCAGCGCGAGAAGTTGATGCGGAAGAACTCGGGGTACCAACGGCCGTCCTCGGTCTCGGCCTTCTGCAGCGAGATGCAGCCGACCGGGCAGGCCACCGCGCAGAGGTTGCACGCCACGCAGCGCTCCTCGCCGTCGGGGTCGCGGGTGAGGACGATGCGGCCGCGGTAGCGCGGCGGCAGGTACACGGGTTCTTCGGGGTACTGCAGGGTGTCGCGCTTGCGGAACCCGTGGGAGAACACCATGGCCAGGCTGCGCAGCTGTGTGCCGGTGCCCTTAACGATGTCGCCGATATACTTGAACATGGGTCAAATCCTCACTGGGCCGCGACGGCTGGCGTGTTGTAGAGCACGATCGCAGCGGTCACCAGCAAATTGATCAGGGTCAGCGGCAGGCAGAACTTCCAGCTGAAGTCCATCACCTGGTCATAGCGTGGGCGCGGGATCGAGGCGCGCAGCAGGATGAACAGCATGATGAAGAAGCCGGTCTTCAGGGCGAACCACAGGAACGACAGTTGCGGCAGGATGCCGAACGGGCCGTGCCAGCCACCGAAGAACAGGGTTACCAGCAGCGCCGAGATGAGGATGATGCCGATGTACTCACCGACGAAGAACATGCCCCACTTCATGCCGGCATATTCGATGTGGTAGCCGTCGGCCAGTTCCTGTTCCGCTTCCGGCTGGTCGAACGGGTGACGGTGAGTCACGGCGACGCCAGCGATGAAGAAGGTGCAGAAGCCGAAGAACTGCGGAATGATGAACCACAGGTTCTGGGCCTGGTACTCAACGATGTCGCGCATGTTGAACGAGCCCACCTGCACCACCACGCCCATCAGCGCCAGACCCAGGAACACTTCGTACGACACGGTCTGCGCCGAGGCCCGCAGGCTGCCGAGCAGGGCGTACTTGTTGTTCGACGACCAGCCGGCGAACAGCACCGCGTAGACCGACAGGCCGGCCATGGCGAAGAAGAACAGCAGGCCGATGTTCAGGTCGGCGACGCCCCACAGCGGGGTGATCGGGATGACCACGAAGGCGATCAGCAGGGCGCTCATGGCCACCACCGGCGCCAGGGTGAAGATCATGCGATCGACGAAGGGCGGGTTCCAGTCTTCCTTGAAGAACATCTTCAGCATGTCGGCGGCGATCTGGAACATGCCGTACGGGCCGACGCGGTTCGGGCCGTAGCGGTCCTGCCACCAGCCCAGCAGGCGACGTTCGACGAAGCTGAGCAGCGCGCCGCAGACCACCACCGCCAGCAGGACCACGATGGCGCGGACCACGGTGAGGATCACATCGATCACTTCGGGGGTGAACCAGCTCATTGTGCTGCCTCCTGCAGACCTTCGACGGATGCACCGAAGATGGCGGGCGGAATGCCGGCCAGGCCTTTGGGCAACGCAACCAGGCCAGCGCCCAGTTCTTCATTGATACGCAGCGGCAGGCGCAGCGAAACACCGCCGACGCTCAGGCTCAGCAGCGCGCCGTCGTTGACGCCCAGGCGGTCGGCCTCGGACTTGGCCAGGCCGACGTAGGCGGCTGGAATGCGCTCTTGCACCGGGGCGGCGCGCGAGGAACTTTCTTCGCTGCCGAACAGGTGGAAGAACGGTACCGCGGTCCAGGTGCCACGGGCCGGGTTGAACGCGCCAGGAATCGCGGTGAACCAGCTCAGGCGGTCACCTTGGGATTCGATCAGGCGCACGCCCGGGTCACCGGCGCGCAGGTGGCCGCCGACTTCGTCCTGGAACTTGTTCCAGGCTTGCGGCGAGTTCCAGCCCGGCGACCAGGCGAACGGCACTTGCTGACGCGGCTCGGCCGAGCCCGAGTAGCCTTCCATGGAGAAGGCGAACGCGGTGTCCTTGTCCTGCGGGGTACGCGGCTCGTGCACGCTGATGTTGGCGCGCATGGCGGTACGGCCGGAGTAGCGCAGCGGCTCACGGGCCAGCTTCATGCCCTTGATGCGGAACGCGGCGCTTGGCGCTGCGTTGACGATGCCGGCCAGTTGCGGGGCGGCTTCGGCGCAGGCGCTGGTGACGTGGTCGA
Coding sequences:
- a CDS encoding AI-2E family transporter; this encodes MNESVLQNKALTALLALVTIAFIWILLPYYGAIFWAVILAILFAPLQRQLLLRLGWRRNLVTVATLAICLVIAILPVIVISALLVQEGAALYQRIESGQLDIAGYIEHGKDMLPAYAQQGLDRMGMGNLDGLRDKISKWATQGSQFLAGQAFSFGQGTFDFLVSFGIMLYLLFFFLREGAELARKVRQAVPLPEQQKRRLQLKFKRVVRATVKGNLLVAITQGALGGFIFWVLGIPSALVWAVLMAFLSLLPAVGAGIVWAPVAVYFLLTGAIWQGVVLTAFGVLVIGLVDNLLRPILVGKDTRMPDYLVLVSTLGGLAVFGLNGFVIGPLIAALFISSWAIFASTKPQVQLPS
- a CDS encoding IS110 family transposase; this encodes MSVFVGVDVAKKSFDIAIPLPNGKMRTKAKLSNDPGGFRQFSDWLERHAEPGAWIVMEATGIYHEALAEHCHNQGYRVCILNPAVIAKFADVELRRVKTDKADAKVIAAYGQQKAVSLRQWEPEPPAQRRLRALVRRLDDLKEMRQMEQNRLDVALDAVQQSIQDVIGHINEELEKTRKAIEQTIDDDPDLRKRRELITSIDGLGDTTATLLLAELGDPLKYQSPSAIVAFSGLNPVVQQSGEFIGKSTISRTGASRLRAGLWMSGTVSIRHNPVVKELAERLSSRHKAYKQIVCAAMRKLLHLVYGVVKSGIPFDPKIPLAG
- a CDS encoding TonB-dependent receptor family protein, which translates into the protein MRPTLPYSLLALFVAGTTQAANRVELDQVLIQDQPPSELEAAAEHLREIPGASNLVDMDKVGQGRVASNQDVLAYQPGVFAQSAGNDGIKLSIRGSGINRAPGAHGSGVYTMFDGLPLTGPGGTPYELFEPLWLSRAEVLRGANGFDQGSLALGGAINYVTHTGYDAAPLQLRYEVGSRGYQRRHISSGQVLGNLDYYVALTDAEYDGYQQHSSGSAKGIAANVGYRFNPNLETRFYLRYRETENDLAGRLTKEQIKHHPRAANPAYLARNDRRPQPGSTWVGNKTTFFLDDDSRLEAGLVYHDYPMDLREGPMRLKVAYSDVSGTLNYLRRDTLFGHESKTTLGWRTTKHLPNSGASQFSRVNDVVGARTRDFSYQGSDTVLHLGNDLELIPDLWLSTGLAMIYTRRESDVSYPASGGKVSQHDWDYAPRLGLRYDIRPDLQVYGNLSRSVEPPHPWSLVWSAPVNNQPMKMQNQTATTLELGARGDSALGRWDLAWYYAQVRHELLNVEVVQGLPFKEFNASPTVHQGIEAGLDSLLWEQPGTGKLSLRQAYTFSDFHYRDDDRFGDNRLPGIPMHYYQAELRYDWPSGFYAGVNTQMASKVQVDYANSNHADAYALLGARLGWNSPKRDWQTWLDLRNLTNQRYAATVTPGYDDRGRDEARSTPGEGFGVYAGVSYSFR
- the nuoN gene encoding NADH-quinone oxidoreductase subunit NuoN; amino-acid sequence: MEFTTQHFIALAPMLITTITTVVVMLAIAWKRNHSQTFLLSTVGLNLALLSILPALKVAPLAVTSLVTIDKFACLYMAIILVATLACVTLAHAYLGEGSKGFPGNREELYLLLLMSALGGLVLVSANHLAGLFIGLELLSVPVYGLVAYAFFNKRSLEAGIKYMVLSAAGSAFLLFGMALLYADAGALTFDQLGKALAATSMPSLLAQLGLGMMLVGLAFKLSLVPFHLWTPDVYEGAPAPVAAFLATASKVAVFAVVVRLFMLSPAASSGVLSTVLAVIAVASIIIGNLLALTQSNLKRLLGYSSIAHFGYLVIALVASKGLALEAMGVYLVTYVITSLGAFGVITLMSSPYAGRDADALYEYRGLFWRRPYLTAVLTVMMLSLAGIPLTAGFIGKFYIIATGVESHLWWLVGALVIGSAIGVYYYLRVMVTLYLVEPNLRRHDAPLKWEQRTGGVMLLAIAILAFVLGVYPQPLLEMVQQAGLQLIG
- the nuoM gene encoding NADH-quinone oxidoreductase subunit M codes for the protein MILPWLILIPFIGGFLCWLGERFGATLPRWIALLTMSLLLGIGLWLWATGNYTLAPTPGAEPAWALEYKVEWIKRFGISIHLALDGLSLLMILLTGLLGVLSVLCSWKEIQRHVGFFHLNLMWILGGVVGVFLALDLFLFFFFWEMMLVPMYFLIALWGHSSADGKKTRIYAATKFFIFTQASGLIMLVAILGLVLVNYNSTGVITFNYSDLLKAELPAGVEYILMLGFFIAFAVKLPVVPFHSWLPDAHAQAPTAGSVDLAGILLKTAAYGLLRFALPLFPNASAEFAPIAMTLGLIGIFYGAFLAFAQTDIKRLIAFSSVSHMGFVLIGIYSGSQQALQGAVIQMLAHGLSAAALFILSGQLYERLHTRDMRQMGGLWHRIAYLPAISLFFAAASLGLPGTGNFVGEFLILIGSFAHVPWITVIATTGLVFGSVYSLIMIHRAYFGPAKADTVLAGMDSRELIMVLGLAGLLILLGVYPQPFLDTSAATMSGVQQWLGSAFTQLASAR
- the nuoL gene encoding NADH-quinone oxidoreductase subunit L; its protein translation is MNLLFLTFVFPLIGFLLLSFSRGRFSENLSALIGVGSVGLSAATAAYVIWQFNVAPPEGGAYSQLLWQWMSVDGFAPNFTLYLDGLSVTMLGVVTGVGFLIHLFASWYMRGEAGYSRFFSYTNLFIASMLFLILGDNLLFIYFGWEGVGLCSYLLIGFYYSNRNNGNAALKAFIVTRIGDVFMAIGLFILFAQLGTLNVQELLVLAPQKFQAGDTWMVLATLMLLGGAVGKSAQLPLQTWLADAMAGPTPVSALIHAATMVTAGVYLIARTNGLFLLAPDILHLVGVVGGVTLVLAGFAALVQTDIKRILAYSTMSQIGYMFLALGVGAWDAAIFHLMTHAFFKALLFLASGAVIVACHHEQNIFKMGGLWKKLPLAYASFVVGGAALAALPILTVGFYSKDEILWEAFASGNSGLLYAGLVGAFMTSLYTFRLIFIAFHGEAKTEAHAGHGISHWLPLGVLIVLSTFVGAWIHPPLAGVLPESAGHAGGEAKHSLEIASGAIAIAGILLSALLFLGKRRFVTAVANSGIGRVLSAWWFAAWGFDWIYDKLFVKPYLLISHLLRKDPVDRGIGLIPRMARGGHVAMSKTETGQLRWYTASIAVGAVLVLGAVVVAAV